One window of Trifolium pratense cultivar HEN17-A07 linkage group LG5, ARS_RC_1.1, whole genome shotgun sequence genomic DNA carries:
- the LOC123883768 gene encoding uncharacterized protein LOC123883768, producing MTPFTMFTSHRHRTFLYLNKALNPNPLFPSLFSLHFCTNTSDSTSFAISYLINNFGFSPQCASKLCSTYNVRFKTTKQPDYVLNFFRNQGFIDSQVGNMISKAPWLLTCNPSKRVLPKFQFLLSKGVSTSDIVTLITKRPVILSPSLKNHIVPTYELLHRFFKSDKDIIACAIGNPGILVNHFVPQNIKLLIENGVVDSNISNMLRVQSTVLSTNDNDFLKVVEELKDLGFNPSQSLFYVALIAKIKVTKTRWEEKVAAFKKWGWSDEDALEAFKKQPHCMLTSVDKINSVMSFWVNQLGWDARAIVKLPRVFGSSLERRIIPRAAVLQYILKKGFLKKKASLTTPFIVTDKSFLERYINRYKEESSYLLKLYEEKLDLAHARDETDTMS from the coding sequence ATGACACCTTTTACAATGTTCACTTCACATCGCCATAGAACTTTTCTCTACCTCAACAAAGCCTTAAACCCTAACCCTCTTTTCCCATCACTATTTTCTCTGCATTTCTGCACCAATACTTCAGATTCAACTTCTTTTGCAATCTCCTAcctcatcaacaattttgggtTTTCCCCACAATGTGCTTCCAAACTTTGTTCCACTTACAATGTTCGTTTCAAGACAACCAAACAACCTGATTATGTTCTCAACTTCTTTAGAAACCAAGGTTTCATTGATTCCCAAGTTGGCAATATGATTTCCAAAGCACCATGGTTACTTACTTGCAACCCCTCCAAAAGGGTGTTgccaaagtttcaatttttactaTCCAAAGGTGTTTCAACCTCTGACATTGTTACCCTAATTACTAAGAGACCCGTCATCCTTTCTCCGAGTTTGAAGAATCATATAGTCCCGACTTATGAATTGTTGCATAGATTCTTCAAATCTGACAAGGACATTATTGCTTGTGCAATTGGCAATCCAGGTATACTTGTTAACCATTTTGTGCCACAGAACATTAAATTGTTGATTGAGAATGGAGTGGTAGACTCGAACATTTCAAACATGCTTCGGGTACAGAGCACTGTACTAAGCACAAATGACAATGATTTTTTGAAAGTGGTGGAGGAATTGAAGGATTTGGGGTTTAATCCTTCACAGTCACTTTTTTATGTAGCACTGATTGCCAAAATAAAGGTAACAAAAACTAGGTGGGAAGAGAAAGTTGCTGCCTTTAAGAAATGGGGTTGGTCTGATGAAGATGCTCTTGAAGCGTTTAAAAAGCAGCCTCATTGTATGTTAACATCTGTTGATAAAATTAATTCAGTGATGAGCTTTTGGGTTAATCAGTTAGGTTGGGATGCTAGGGCCATTGTCAAACTACCAAGGGTTTTTGGGTCTAGTCTAGAGAGAAGGATCATACCAAGGGCCGCAGTTCTGCAATATATTCTGAAAAAAGGTTTCCTGAAAAAGAAAGCAAGCTTAACTACTCCATTTATAGTCACTGATAAGTCGTTCCTTGAAAGATATATAAACCGTTATAAGGAAGAGTCATCTTATCTATTAAAGCTTTATGAAGAAAAACTGGATCTTGCACACGCCAGGGACGAAACTGATACTATGTCATGA